The genome window ACCAATTGAGCCAGGGCTACTTCCAGTTCTTGAATCCCGTTTAGAGGAAACTTTAAAATGTCTTAAAGTTGGTTCTCCATTGGCGATTATTTTTTTGTGTGGCAGTATTTTGGAGGGGATCTTATTGTCTATTGCCATAAGTAATCCAAAAGTTTTTAATCAATCTAAAAGTTCTCCTAAAGATAAAGATGGAAAAACTAAAAAATTTGAAGATTGGGGATTAGGGAATTACATAGATGTGGCTTATGAAATTGGAATTCTAAAGCTTGATGTGAAAAAATTTAGTCATGCTTTGCGTGATTTCCGGAATTATATTCATCCTTACGAGCAAATGTGTTCGGGCTTTTATCCGGATATGCATACTGCTAAGATTTGTTTTCAAGTTTTAAAAGCCGCTGTAGCGGAATTGATCGACAGTTCTCGACCAACTCACTAAATTTTATGCCTTTTTCGCGAGGCGCAGTTTAGATGGTCCCCCTTCCGATGCGCTGACTGGTATAAATCCTATTTTTCTTCCTGAGCGGGCAAATCCAACCGCCAAAAGTCAAAATGTTTTTTCAGTGGAACGGGGTGGGGTAAAGGGTTTCGATATTGCCGCTTGCGCGGTTTTTAGTTCCCTTGATATTCTGGGTATTATGGAATTTAACTGGGCTATTGAGGCGTGAAACGGTATCTTAAAGGGAAGGGATCGCCCCCCCGGTGCTGCCTGCGCCGGACCCGGGTTCAAGGCCGCCCTCATAATTCGTGGCATTGCCGAAAAGAGTATGGTAAATCCTCTACTTCGATTTTAGAACACTGGGATCACCCCAACCTGGAACGTCGCTTCCAATCATTATCAATAGACTTCAACGGAGAAATCTATGACGACTCATGACCAAATTGTTGCCGCGTACGAGCAATACATCGCCGAAAGCGAAAGTTTCGAAACCAAAAACGTCAAGGCCGCTGCCGCCCGCGCCCGCAAGGCTTTGGCCGAATTGGGAAAACTGTCGAAGGTCCGCCGGGCCGAGATCCAGGACAAGAAAAACAGCCTGGGCTGATCCGCCCCGCACCGATTTTACAATCCCGGCACCCTGAATGACCACGGACCCGGCCGCGATGGCCGGGTCCGTTTTTGGTTTGCGGCGGGAACGGCGGCAGTTATTGTTTGCGATGGATGTGCGTGGCGCTGCCGTAAAAACTTTCGGCGGATTCCATCAACGTCTCGGACAGGGTGGGGTGTGGATGGATGGCGCGCGCCACGTCTTCCGCCACCGCGCCCATCTCAACGGCGAGGACGCCTTCAGCAATCAACTCGCCCGCACCGGCGCCGGCAATGCCCACTCCCAGCACGCGGCCGCTCTCTTTTTCCAGAACCAGTTTGGTCACGCCCTCCACCCGGCCCAGGCTCTGCGCGCGTCCCGACGCGCCCCACGGAAACTTCGCCACCGTCACACTCACATCCTTTTCTTTCGCTTCGGCTTCCGTCAGCCCGCACCACGCGATTTCCGGATCGGTGAACACCACCGCCGGGATGGCGCGCGCGTCCCATTTTGTTTTGTCTCCGGCAATCGCCTCCACCGCCACCCTGGCTTCGTGCGCCGCCTTGTGCGCCAGCATGGCGCCGCCCGCGACATCGCCGATGGCGTAAATCGATTGTTCCGCCGTGCGCCGTTGCGCGTTCACCGGGATGAAGCCGTGTGAGTCGAGTTCGATCTGTGTGGCGTCGAGGCCGAACCCGTCGCTGTTGGGCCGGCGGCCCACGGCCATCAGCACACGGTCGAACGTGTCTTCACGTTTTCCGTCGTCGGTCTCGAGAGTGACTTCAACGGAATTTTTATTTTCGGTGAGCGACGCCACTTTTGTGTTCAGGTGAATCGCTTCGAAATCGCCTGCGAGTTTTCTCTGCAACGGACGCACCAGGTCGCGGTCCACGCCGGGGAGCAGTCCATCGGTCATCTCGACCACGCTCACGCGGCTGCCCAGCGCCGCATACACCGTGCCCATTTCCAAACCGATGTAGCCGCCGCCGATCACCAGCAAACGTTCGGGGATGTCTGCGATCTCCAGCGCTGCGGTGGAGTCCATCACCCGCCCGCCGGGTTTTGGAAACGTCTGCGGCCAGGTGGGGCGCGATCCGGTGGCGATGATGCAGTGGTCGAAGCGGAGCACGTCATCGCCGACCTTCAGCGCGTGCGCGTCCTGAAACACGGCGCGGCCCTGAATGCGTTTCACCTTTCGTTGTTTGGCAAGCTGCGCCAGCCCGCCGGTCATCTGTTCCACGACTTTGTTCTTCCATTGACGGAGGGCTTCGAGATCGACCCGCGGCTCGCCGAAGTCGAGTCCCCATTCTTTCGCCTGCCGCGCTTCGCCGATGAGCTTGGCGATGTGCAGCAGCGTTTTGGAGGGGATGCACCCGACGTGCAGGCACACGCCGCCGGGGTTGTCCTGTTCGTCGATCAGGGTCACGTCCATGCCCTTGTCGGCGGCGAGAAACGCGGCGGCATAGCCGCCGGGTCCGGCTCCGATGATCACCAGAGGATGTTCGGCCATGACACTCATCCTTGCAGCAAAGTGCCCGTGAAATTTTCCAACCGTTCCGCCAGCGTGCGCGCGAAGCGGGCCGCGTCCGCGCCGTCGATCAACTTGTGGTCGTACGACACGCAGAAGGGAAGGATGAGGCGCGGCTGGAATGTGCCGTCCTTGTAAACCGGTTGCATGCGCGTGCGCGAAAGGCCCACCACCGCCACCTCCGGCGGCCGCACCAGCGGCGTGAACGCCGTGCCCCCGATGCCGCCCAGATTGGAGATGGAAATATTGCCGCCGCGCAATTCCTCCAGCTTCACTTTGCGGTTGCGCGCGCGTTCGGAAAGTTCCGTCAGCTCCACCGCCAGCTCGGCCACGCTTTTTTGATCGACGTTTTTGATGACCGGGACGATCAATCCCGAAGGCGTGTCCACGGCGACGCCGATGTTGTAATATTTTTTGTAGTGGATGACGCCTTCATTGAGATCGACGCTGGCGTTGAACTGCGGGTGCTGCTTGAGCGCCGCCACCAGCGCTTCCAGCACCAGCACCGTCATGGTCAGCTTGCCGCCCTGTTTTTTGATGAACTCCGCCTGCGCCTTGCGCAGCGACTCGAGCTCGGTGATGTCGGCCTCATCGAACTGCGTGACCAGCGGCACCGCGTTCCAGGCGCGGCTGAGGTTGCTCGCGATCTTGCCGCGCAGCGACGGGATGGATTCGGTTTCGACCTCGCCCCACTGCGTGAAGTCGGGCAGCGGTTCCGGTTGGACAGCCGGCCCCGCAGACGGGGCGGTCATCTTCTGTTTGGTGTAGGCCTTGACGTCGTCGAGGGTGATGCGTCCGCCGCGCGCCGTGCCGGCGACCTGACCGAGGTCCACGCCCAACTCGCGTGCCAGGCGGCGCGCACCGGGTCCGGCGGGCACAGGAATCGATTCGTCTTCCGGCTTTTCGGAGGACTTCTCCTTGTCCTCCTTTCTTTCTTTTGACGGTTTCTTTTCCTGAGTAGTTTCCTGGTCCTCCTTGGATTTCTTTTTGGAGGACGTGTCCTCGCTTTCTTCTTTCTCTTCTTCCCCTCCTTCGTCTTCTTTGTCCTCTTTGTTTTTTTTTTCTTTCCGTTGCGAATCCGGTTTCTTTTTTTTCGGTTTGTCTTCGGAATCGGAATCCTTTTCGTCGTCGTCCGTCCGGTCCTCCGATTTTTCTTTCTCTTTTTCTTTTTTGTCCTCGGTGTCCTTTTTCTCCTTGTCCTCTTTCTTCTTTGAATCCTGCTTTTCTTCTTTTTCGGTCTTGGAATCGCCATCCGATCCGCCGGTGTCCACATCGAACAGGGATTGCCCGACCTCGATGGTGTCGCCTTCGGAGATTTTGATCCCGGTGATGCGTCCGGCCACCGGCGAGGGCAACTCGAGCAGCGCCTTTTCCGTTTCCAGTTCGAGCAGCACCGTGTCCACCTCCACCTCCGAGCCTTCCTTGACATGGATCTTCGCCACGTCGCCGGAGTCGATGCCCTCACCGAGGGCGGGCAGCTTGATGTCTTCGCTCATGGACGCATCCTTTTGTTAAGTGGAAAGGGGGTCGGGTTTGTCCGGATCGATGTCGAGTTGGTCGATCGCCTGCTTCACGCGCTTCATCGGGATGGTGCCCTGTTGTGCCAGCGTGTGCAGCGTGGCGACGGCGATGCATTCCGCATCGATTTCAAAAAACCGGCGCAACGCTTCGCGGGATTCGCTGCGGCCGAAGCCATCGGTGCCGAGCGTCGTGTACGGACCCGGCACCCAGGGCGCAATCTGATCCGCTACCAGCTTCATGTAATCGGTCACCGCGACGATGGGTCCGTCCGCATCTTTCAGCACCTCTTTGATATAGGACGTGCGTGGCTTCTCCGTCGGGTGCAGGCGGTTCCAGCGGTCCACCTCCAAGGCGTCGCGCCGCAACTCC of Nitrospina watsonii contains these proteins:
- the lpdA gene encoding dihydrolipoyl dehydrogenase, translating into MAEHPLVIIGAGPGGYAAAFLAADKGMDVTLIDEQDNPGGVCLHVGCIPSKTLLHIAKLIGEARQAKEWGLDFGEPRVDLEALRQWKNKVVEQMTGGLAQLAKQRKVKRIQGRAVFQDAHALKVGDDVLRFDHCIIATGSRPTWPQTFPKPGGRVMDSTAALEIADIPERLLVIGGGYIGLEMGTVYAALGSRVSVVEMTDGLLPGVDRDLVRPLQRKLAGDFEAIHLNTKVASLTENKNSVEVTLETDDGKREDTFDRVLMAVGRRPNSDGFGLDATQIELDSHGFIPVNAQRRTAEQSIYAIGDVAGGAMLAHKAAHEARVAVEAIAGDKTKWDARAIPAVVFTDPEIAWCGLTEAEAKEKDVSVTVAKFPWGASGRAQSLGRVEGVTKLVLEKESGRVLGVGIAGAGAGELIAEGVLAVEMGAVAEDVARAIHPHPTLSETLMESAESFYGSATHIHRKQ
- a CDS encoding 2-oxo acid dehydrogenase subunit E2, with translation MSEDIKLPALGEGIDSGDVAKIHVKEGSEVEVDTVLLELETEKALLELPSPVAGRITGIKISEGDTIEVGQSLFDVDTGGSDGDSKTEKEEKQDSKKKEDKEKKDTEDKKEKEKEKSEDRTDDDEKDSDSEDKPKKKKPDSQRKEKKNKEDKEDEGGEEEKEESEDTSSKKKSKEDQETTQEKKPSKERKEDKEKSSEKPEDESIPVPAGPGARRLARELGVDLGQVAGTARGGRITLDDVKAYTKQKMTAPSAGPAVQPEPLPDFTQWGEVETESIPSLRGKIASNLSRAWNAVPLVTQFDEADITELESLRKAQAEFIKKQGGKLTMTVLVLEALVAALKQHPQFNASVDLNEGVIHYKKYYNIGVAVDTPSGLIVPVIKNVDQKSVAELAVELTELSERARNRKVKLEELRGGNISISNLGGIGGTAFTPLVRPPEVAVVGLSRTRMQPVYKDGTFQPRLILPFCVSYDHKLIDGADAARFARTLAERLENFTGTLLQG